The genomic stretch ACTCGGCCAGCTCGCGCACGCGTTCAATCGCATGCAGGACGGCATCGCGGAGCGCGAGCGGCGTATCACCGAACTCGCGTACATGGACGGGCTGACCGGCCTGCCCAATCGCGCGCTGTTCAACGACCGCCTCCAGCAGGCGGTCGCGGCCGCGCGGCGCAACGGCACGCCGCTCGCCGTGATGATGATGGACCTCGACCGCTTCAAGTACGTGAACGACTCGCTGGGCCACCCGATCGGCGACATGCTGCTGTGCGAAGTGGGCAAGCGCCTGCGCGGCGCGCTGCATCGCGAGACCGACACCGTGGCGCGCCTCGGCGGCGACGAATTCGCCGTGCTGCTGCCGACCGATAATCTCGACGCCGCGCGCCTGATCGCCACGCGCATCCTGCGCACGCTCGAGCAACCGATCACGATCGAAGGCCAGCTCGTGGACGTGGGCGCGAGCATCGGCATCGTCACGCTGCCCGAGCACGGCACCGACATGAACGTGCTGCTGCGCCGCGCCGACATCGCCATGTACGTGGCGAAACGTTCGAATCTCGGCTTCACGCCCTACGACGAGCGCCACGATCACAGCAGCGCCGAGCGCCTTTCGCTGATGAGCGAGCTGCGCCAGGCCGTGGAGCACGACCAGCTCACGCTCTACTATCAGCCGAAGGTCGATCTCTCCACGCATCGCGTGAAATACGTGGAAGCGCTGGTGCGCTGGGAACATCCCACGCGCGGCTTCGTCGCGCCCGATCAGTTCATTCCGTTCGCCGAGCAGACCGGCTATATCAAGACCATCACGCGCTGGGTCGCCGACAAGGCCATCGAGCAATGCGCCGCCTGGCGCGCGCAAGGCATCGACCTGGAGGTGTCGGTCAACGTGTCCGCGCGCGAGCTGATTCACTCGTCGCTGCCGGAAATGTTCATGTCGCTGCTCGAAAAGCACGGCGTGCCGCCCGCGTGGATCTGGATCGAGATCACCGAAAGCGCGATCATGGACGACCCGAATCACGCGATCGAAACGCTCGACCGGCTGCACGCGCTCGGCATTCGCCTGTCCATCGACGACTTCGGCACGGGCTACTCCTCGCTGTCGTACCTCAAGCGTATGCCGGTGGACGAACTGAAGATCGACAAGTCGTTCGTGATGGGCATGCAACATCACAAGGACGACGAAACCATCGTGCGCTCGACCATCGACCTCGGCCACAACATGGGCCTGAAGGTGGTTGCCGAAGGCGTGGAGGACGAGGAATTGATGACGCGCCTGCGCACGCTGCGCTGCGATCTCGTGCAGGGCTATCACCTGAGCCGCCCGCTGCCGCCCGCCAAGCTGGAACTCTGGCTCAAGGGCTGGGAAGACGCCTGCGTGGAGACGGCCTGACGCGCAGCGCGCGCGCGTTGCAGCACGCGCGCTGTTCGACCGCGCAAACAGTGCGAAAATGTCGGTCTTGGCCGTTGCGCGACACGCTCGCGCGCGGCATCGGCACCTCGCCACCATGAACCTGCCTTCGCCGGATGACCATTTCCCTCGGCCCTGACCGCCGCCGCGCCGCGGCCCTCACGCGCTACGCCATTCTCGACACGCCGCCCGAAACGGCGTTCGACGACCTCGCCGGCCTCGCCGCGACCGTTTGCCGGACGAGCGCCGCGCTGGTGAGTTTTTTCGCCGGCGGCCACCTGTTCCTCAAGGCCGAACGCGGCGTGGGCGCGCGCGAGCTGCGGCTCGCCGACAACGCCGCCGCGACCCTGCTCGACGGCGACGTGTTCCAGTTCGCCGATCCGCACGGCCTGCCCTTTCTCGCCGATACCGCGCCGTGGCGCTTCTACGCGGGCGCGCCCATCACGACCGGCGACGGCGTGGCAATCGGCGCGATCGCGGTGCTCGACCGCACGCCGCGCAGCCTCGACGCGACCCAGCAGGACGCGCTGCGCGCCCTCGCGCGCCAGGCCATGGCGCTGCTCGAGGGCCGCTTCGCGGCGCAATCCGCCGAGGCCGAACGCGGCCGCTACGGCACGCTGTTCAACGCCATCGACGACGGCTTCTGCGTGATCGAATTCATCGACGGCCCGCACGGACCGCTCGGCGACTACGTGCATGTCGAGGCGAATTCCGGCTACGAGCGCCACAGCGGCATTCCGAACGTGGTGGGCAAGACGCTGCGCGAGATCGAGCCCGGCGAAGCCTCGGACCAGTGGGCCGCGCTGTACGGCGAAGTGCTGCGCACCGGCAGGCCCGCGCGTTTCGAGCAGTATTTCGTGAGTGCGGAACG from Paraburkholderia acidisoli encodes the following:
- a CDS encoding putative bifunctional diguanylate cyclase/phosphodiesterase; this encodes MRLHSLRARIALVFVVLMLVAQAAAYVVINSVIVNNAHRGAAEQIAVAERVFEQVLRSNSEQLTQAASVAAADFGFRQAVATHDNKTVVSALQNHGDRIHADVVMLVDLDNKLIADSSGVGHEGEAFPFPNLIRSVARKGDASSFGMIAGKPYQLVAVPVKAPITIAWVVMGFAIDDNLAREMSSLTSLDISFLAVNSAGGWHVLASSLPDGARGALKNQQQLADQGYVTRLVRLHSEGRTVAVLLQRSLHEALEPYHRLQTTLVVITVLGVLVSIIGSVLTARSVTRPLAALTEFSQRIGEGDYAEPLKITKRDELGQLAHAFNRMQDGIAERERRITELAYMDGLTGLPNRALFNDRLQQAVAAARRNGTPLAVMMMDLDRFKYVNDSLGHPIGDMLLCEVGKRLRGALHRETDTVARLGGDEFAVLLPTDNLDAARLIATRILRTLEQPITIEGQLVDVGASIGIVTLPEHGTDMNVLLRRADIAMYVAKRSNLGFTPYDERHDHSSAERLSLMSELRQAVEHDQLTLYYQPKVDLSTHRVKYVEALVRWEHPTRGFVAPDQFIPFAEQTGYIKTITRWVADKAIEQCAAWRAQGIDLEVSVNVSARELIHSSLPEMFMSLLEKHGVPPAWIWIEITESAIMDDPNHAIETLDRLHALGIRLSIDDFGTGYSSLSYLKRMPVDELKIDKSFVMGMQHHKDDETIVRSTIDLGHNMGLKVVAEGVEDEELMTRLRTLRCDLVQGYHLSRPLPPAKLELWLKGWEDACVETA